A genome region from Polyangiaceae bacterium includes the following:
- a CDS encoding TlpA family protein disulfide reductase, producing the protein MQHPLLGEVGPSFECVSLDNQTLSVPSHGTAKVVVVDFWASWCEACKVGMPALERLYRDNRRDGLMVVGVSVDADAEQARDAARRLGMTFSGRT; encoded by the coding sequence ATGCAGCATCCGCTGCTTGGTGAAGTGGGCCCGTCGTTCGAATGTGTTTCACTCGACAATCAGACGTTGAGTGTGCCGAGTCACGGAACAGCGAAGGTCGTCGTGGTTGATTTCTGGGCCTCATGGTGTGAGGCGTGCAAGGTTGGGATGCCGGCTCTCGAACGGCTCTATCGCGATAACCGTCGCGATGGGCTCATGGTCGTCGGTGTGAGCGTGGACGCGGACGCCGAGCAAGCACGCGATGCGGCGCGTCG